The sequence CGGCCGGAGCCGCCGCGGTGCCGCTGTCGGACCGCCTCGCCTCCGCTGACCTGCGCTTCATGCTGGAACACTGCGGTGCGGCCGGAGTGATCCATGCCGGCGGGCTCACCGTGCCCGAGATCGGATGGAGCGCCACGCTCGACGGCCTGCGGACCGAAACGTCCTATGAGACGGCCGATCCCGCGCCCGGAGACCTCGCGCAGATCCTCTACACCTCCGGCACGACGGGCCGCCCCAAGGGGGTGTCGGCCACCCATGCCAACCTGGCCTACGGCTGCGGCGCCAGGCGCCGCCCGTTCGCGCACTCCGCGCACCTGCTCCACGCCTTCCCGATCGGCACGAACGCCGGCCAGGCCATGCTGATCAACGCGCTCGACGCCCACCCGGCCGTGGTGACGCTGCCGCGCTTCACCCCCGGCCGCTTCGCCGCGCTGATCGAGTCCTACCGGGCGGGGACGGTCTTCCTCGTCCCCGCGATGGCCATCGAGCTGATCAACGCCGGAGTCGGCGAGCGGCACGACCTGTCCGGCGTGCTGCTGCTCGGCTCGGCCGCGGCGCCGCTGCCCTCGGCCGTCGCCCAGGCGCTGACCACGGCCTTCCCCAACGCGACGATCACCAACTACTACACCTCGACCGAGGCCGCCCCCGCTCAGACGATCATGATGTTCGACCCGGAGCGGCCCGGCAGCGTCGGCCGCGCGGTGGCCGGCGGACGGGTCAGGATCGCCACCGCGGAAGGCACGCCGCTCGCGCCGGGGGAGACCGGCGAGGTCTGGATGCGGTCCCCGGCCGTGCCGCGCGCCTACTACGGCGATCCCGGGAGCGGGACCTTCCGCGACGGCTGGGTGCGGATGGGCGACCTCGGCCGCATCGACGCGGAGGGCTACCTCTACCTCGTCGACCGGGAGGGCGACGTGGTGAAGTCGGGCGCCTACAAGGTCTCCACGATCCACGTCGAGGAGGCCGTCTACCAGCACCCCGACGTGGTCGAGGCGGCGGCCTTCGGGGTCCCGCACCCCGTGCTCGGAACCGTCGTGGCCGTCGCCATGGCCACCCGAGCCCCGCTCACCCCCGAGGAACTGCGGATCTTCCTCAAGGACCGGCTCGCCCCGCACGAGCTGCCCGCGCACGTGACCACCGTCGACGCCCTGCCGCGCAACAACGGCGGGAAGGTCGACAAGCGGGCCCTGCGCCGGAGCATGGAGGACGTGCGATGACCGGCGGCACACCGGCCCCGCGGGAAGGCGGGGCCGCCTTCACCGGGCAGGGGGCGGGCGACGTCGCCCGGGGGGAGACGGGCGGGGGCGCCCCCTCCCGAGGGGAGGCCGCCCTCTCCCGGCACGAGGTCACCTTCACCCAGCAGGGGATGTGGGTCACCGAGCAGGCCGTGAAGGTGGGAACGGCCTACCACATGCCGCTCCTCGTCCACCTGCGCGGCGAGCTCGACACCGGCGCGCTCCTGGCGGCCTGCGCGGCGGTCGTGGACCGGCACCCGATGCTGCGCGGCGTGGTGGCGGAGGTGGACGACGAGCTGCGGCTCGTGCCCGGCGCCGAGATCCCCGTACGGCGGGCGCCCGGCTCTGCGAGCGGGTCCCCGGACGGCGCTCCCGGTGGTTCCCCGACCGGCTCCCCGGACGGCGCTCCGGGAGCGGAAGGGGCGGAGGGCCTGGACGCGGCCGTGCGGGAGGAGATCCTGCGCGACTTCGACCTGGAGCACGGCCCCCTGGCCAGGTTCACCCTGTTCGAGACCGGCCCCGGGCGGCACCTGCTCGTCTTCGTCGCCCACCACCTGATCTTCGACGGCCAGTCCAAGGACATCCTGGTCCGCGACCTGGCCGCGTTCTACAACGGCGAACGGCCGCCCCCGCTGCCCGAGATCGACCATGGCCGGTCCGAGCGCGACCGGGTGGCGGCCATGCTCCCGGCCGCGAAGGAGTTCTGGGCACCCCGGTGGCGTGATCCGGGCGAGACCGTGCTGCTGGGCCGGGCGCTGCGGTCCCGGCGGGCGGGCGAGGGCCGGGTCCTGCGGCTCACCGCCGACCCGTCGGTCCCCGGGCTCACCCGGTTCGAGGTGCTGCTGGCCGCGCTGCACGTCCTGCTCTCCGGGTACGGCAACGCCGAGGTGACCACCGCCGTCGACCTGTCCACCCGGCCGGCCGAGGCGGTGGACCACATCGGCCTGTTCGTCAACGAGCTCCCGGTCGCCTCCGCCCCGTCCCCGGAGGCGACCTTCCGGGAGTTCGCCACCGGGCTCCGCGCCGAGCTGCGCCAGGTCTACCGGTTCCGGCAGGTGCCGCTGACCCGGGCGATGCCCCGCATCCGGCCCCACGCCGCGCTGGTCCCCGTCTCGGTCAGCTACCGCACCCGCCACGAGGCCGACCCGGTGTTCACCGGACTGGACGCCTCGGTGGAGTGGACGGTCTTCAACCACGCGGTCCGCGGCGCGCTGCACCTGCAGTGCGTGGACGGTCCCGGCGGGCTCACCATCAGCCTGCGTCACGATCCCGAGGCGGTCCCGGACGCCCCACGGGTGGCCGATGACCTGCGTCTCCTCCTGGAACGCGCCACCCACGACCCCGACCTGCCGCTCAAAGAAATACTGAACGAAATTCTGGAGTAAGAGATGGGTTCCGTCACCACCCTCACCGAGCAGGTACGCGAGATCTGGGAGGAAGTCCTGGGCATCTCGCCGATCGACGACCACGACGACATCTTCGACCTGGGCGGCCACTCCCTGACCATCACCCAGATCATCGCCCGCATGCGCAAGCGCCTGGACATCGAGGTCTCGCTGGACGCCTTCTTCGACAACCCGACCATCGCCGGGATCGTGGAGTCACTCGGCGATGACTGAGACCCTCGACCGGCTCCGCCTGTCCCGCCTCGGCGACGACGACCTGGAGCTGCTGCTGCAGGTGCGGCACTTCGAGCTGAAACTCCTGGAGCTGTACGGCAGGGGAGAGCTCAACGGCACCACGCACACCTGCCTCGGCCAGGAGTACGTCCCGGTGGCACTGCGCCCGCTGCTCGGCCCGGCCGACCACGTCTTCAGCAACCACCGGGGCCACGGCCACTACCTGTCCACGTTCCGGGACCCGCACGGCCTGCTCGCCGAGATCATGGGCAGGGAGGGCGCGGTCTGCGGAGGCGTCGGCGGCAGCCAGCACATCCACCGCGACCGCTACATGTCCACCGGCGTGCAGGGGGAGAGCCTGCCCGTGGCCGCCGGGGTCGCGCTCCACCTCAAGCGGACCGAGCCCGGCACGCTGGCGTGCGTCTACATCGGCGACGGCACGTGGGGCGAGGGGGCGGTCTACGAGGCGCTGAACCTCGCCGCGCTCTGGGAGCTCCCGCTGCTGGTGGTGGTGGAGAACAACGGCATCGCCCAGTCCACCCCGACCGCGTCGCAGATGGCGGGTACCGTCGGGAGCCGTGCGGCGGCGTTCGGCATCCGGCACCACCTGGTCGTCTCCACCGACGTCAACGAGATCCGGGCCGCGCTCACCCCCCTGGTCGCGGGGGTGCGCCGGGCCCGGCCGCTGGTGGTGGAGTTCGTGACCCACCGGCTCGGCCCGCACAGCAAGGGCGACGACATCCGTCCGGCCGGCGCCGTACAGGCCGCCAGGGACAACGACTGGTACGACCGCTACGCCCGCGATCACCCCGACCAGTTCCAGCGGTTCGACGGGCAGGTCAGGGCGGAGATCCAGGCGATCGCCGACGAGGTCGCCGCCCGCCCGCCCTCCCGATGGGAGGGATCGTGCGCGTAGCCGAGAACCTGAACGCCGCCCTGCACGGGCTGCTGGACGACGATCCCACCGCCTACATGATCGGCGAGGACATCCTCGACCCGTACGGCGGCGCCTTCAAGGTCACCAAGGGCCTGTCGACCCGCTTCCCCGGCAGGGTGATCGGCACCCCGATCAGCGAGGGCGCCCTGACCGGCGTCGCGGCGGGGCTGGCGCTGACCGGCAACACGGCGGTGGCCGAGATCATGTTCGGCGACTTCGTGGCGCTCGCCTTCGACCAGCTCTGCAACTTCGCGAGCAAGTCGGTCTCCATGTACGGCAGGCGGCTGCCGCTGCGGATGGTGGTGCGCTGCCCGACCGGCGGCGGCCGGGGTTACGGCCCCACGCACAGCCAGAGCCTGCAGAAGCACTTCGTCGGCATGCCGGGGCTGTCGCTGTATGAGATGTCCCCTTTCCACGACAACCGCGCCGTGCTCGCCGCGATGCTGGAGCGGGGCGAGCCGTGCGTGTTCTTCGAGGACAAGGTCCTCTACACCCGGCAGATGGACCAGGTCGACCCGCTTTTCACGGTGCGCCGTGAGGGCGAGCTGGCCGTGGTCGACCTGCGCGGCCCGGACGCCCGGCCCGACTGCGTGATCATCGCGCCGGGCGGGATGGCGCACCGGGCGCTGGCCGCGATGCGGTCCCTGCTGGTGGAGCAGGAGATCTCCTGCCGGCTGCTGGTCCCGTCCCGGCTCTACCCGCTGGACGTCGACACGCTGCTGCCGTTCCTGGGGGAGGTCGTCCTGGTCGCCGAGGAGAGCACGGCCGGCGGCACCTGGGGCAGCGAGGTCGCCCACCTCCTGCACGCCCGCCTCTGGGGCCGCCTGCGCGGCCCCGTCCGCCTCGTCCACTCCCGGGCCAGCGTGATCCCCACCGCCGCCCACCTCGAGAACGAGGTCCTGGTGGGGGAGTCCACGATCCACCACGCCGTACGAGAGGCCCTGCGTGGCTGACATCCGCGTCCCCAAGCTCAACAACAACGACACCGAGTACCTGGTCGTGGAGTGGCTCGTCGAAGACGGCAAGCCCGTCCAGGCAGGAGACCCCGTCGCCGTCCTGGAGACCTCCAAGGCGGCCGACGAGCTGGAGGCCGCCGAGCCCGGCCACCTCCACCACGTGGCCGGGCTCAACACCTGGATCGCCCCCGGCGCCGTCCTCGCCCGGATCACCCCCGAGGCCGTCCCGGAGGCCGTCCCGGAGGCGTCCACCGACGCGCAGGCCGCCGCCGGGGCGGTTCCCGCTTCCGCCGCGGCCTCGGACACGACGCCCGCTCCCGCGGACGTCCCCGCGACCGGCGCCCCGGTCATCACCGACCCCGCCCGCGCCCTGATGGACGCACTCGGGGTCACCGTCGCCCAGGTCACGGCCCTGGGCCTGCCCGTCATCCGCCGCGTCGACGTGGAACGCCTGGCCGGGAGCGCCGGCGCGCCGCCGGCCACCGGCGGGCACGCCGGAGCCGACGGCGGGGATCCCGGACAGGTCCGAGCCGCCGGCGGTCCCGCCCCGCAGGCGGGGGAGCGGGCCGGAGCGGAGGGTTCCGACGGTACGGCGGGCACGCATCCGCTCTCCAGGGTGCAGCGGGCCGTGGCCAGAGCGGTCACGACCTCGCACGGGACCATCCCCGCCGCCTACACGGTGGTGAAGTTCGACGTGGGGCCGCTGCTGGAGCGGACCAGGGGGCTGAGCAGGGAGGTCCGCAGGCCGGTCGGGCTGGCGGAGCTGTTCGTCCAGGCCGTGGCCGCGCTGCATCCGGCGTTCCCGCTGTTCTTCGCCTCGATCGACGGGGACCGGGCCCGGCCGGCGGAGGCGCCCCGGATCGGCGTCACCTTCGACATGGGCCAGGGCCTCTACGTGCCGGTCGTCCACGACACCGGATCGCTCCGGGAGATCGCCGACACGCTCATGCGCTACCGGCTGGCGGCCACCGAGGGCGACTTCCGGGAGAGGGACCTCACCGGCGCCAACATCGCCGTCACCCTGCACACCGACGCCGACGTGATCCTCGCGATCCCCTTCGTCTTCCCCGGCACGGTCTGCGCGCTCGCGATCACCTCGCCGCAGCCCGAGGTCGTCCTCGGCGAGGACGGCGCCGTGACGACGAGAACCGTCGCGAACATCGGCCTCGCCTACGACCACCGACTGATCAACGGCCGGGACGCCGCGCTGTTCCTCGCCGCCCTCCGGATGGAGCTGCATTGACCGAGACGACGCTGTCGGACGCCAAGCGGGCGCTGCTCGCCCAGCGGCTCCGGCGCCGGGAGGAGTCCCGGACCATCACGGCCCGGGCCCCGGGAACCACCCCGCCCCTGTCCCACGCCCAGGAACGCCTGTGGTTCCTGGAGCAGTACCGCCCCGGCACCACCACCTACACCGTCCCCGTCGCGGCGCGCCTGCGCGGGGACCTGGACGCCACCGCGCTGCGCCGGGCCCTGGACGAGATCGTCGCGCGCCACGAGGCCCTGCGGATGCGCTTCCTCACCACCGAGGACGGCACCCCCGAACTCGTGGTCGACGGGCCCCGCCCGGCCGAGCTGCGCGTCACCGAGGCGGCGGACCTGGAGGCGGCGGTCGAACTGCTCGACGCCGAGCTCGCCACCCCCTTCGACCTGGAGCACGGCCCGCTCTTCCGGACCGTCCTGGTACGGCTCGCGCCCGACGACCACGTGCTGCTGATCGCCGCGCACCACACCGTCATCGACGGCTGGTCCAGCGACGTGATCATCCGTGAGCTGCTCGCCCTGCACGACGGCGCGACCCCGCCGCCCGCCCCGGTCGGCTACGGCGACTACGCCCTCTGGCAGCGCGGGCGCGAGCACCGCGGCGAGATCGACCACTGGCGGGAGAAGCTCGCCGGCCTGCCCGCCATCGAGCTGCCCACCGACCGGCCGCGCCCGGCCGAGCAGGGGTACGAGGGAGCCGCCCTCGACTTCCGGCTGGACGCCGACCTCACCCGGCGGCTCACCGACCTGGGCAAGGCCGCCGGGGCGACGCCGTACATGACGCTGCTGGCGGCCTTCCAGGTGCTGCTGGCCCGCTACTCGGGACAGGCGGACTTCGCGGTCGGCTCCCCGGTCGCGGGCCGCGGCCTGCCGGAGCTGGACGGCGTCGTCGGCATGTTCGTCAACACGCTGGTGCTCCGCGCGGACCTGGCCGACGATCCGTCGTTCAGCACGTTCCTGGCCCGCACCCGCGAGACCGCGCTGGACGCCTTCGCGCACCAGGAACTCCCGTTCGACCAGCTCGTCAACGAGCTGAACGTGGTCCGCGACGTGAGCCGGTCGCCGCTCGTCCAGGTGACGTTCGCGCTGCAGAACTTCAAGGCCGGCGAGGAGGACGGGCGGGTCTCGTACGTCACCCTGCCGGCCAGGACCACCCGTTTCGACCTGGGCCTCTACCTGTTCGAGAACCCTGACGGGCTGGTCGGGAACTTCACCTACAGCACGGCGCTGTTCGATCCGGAGACCGTGGAGCTGCTGGCGTCCCGGTTCGAGGCACTGCTGCGGTCCATCGTGGCGTCGCCGCGTACGCGGGTCGGAGAGCTCTCCCTGCTCTCCGAGGACGAGCGGGACCTGGTCCTCGGCTTCGGCTCCAGCGCCGCCCCGGCACCCGCCGGCCACGACCTGCTCCACGACCTCGTCACCGCGCAGGCCGCGCTGACCCCCGGCGCCACGGCCGTGGTCTGCGGCGACTCCCTGACCTACGCCGAGCTCGACGACCGCTCCACCCGGATCGCCGCCCTGCTGAGGAACCGCTACGGCGTCGGCCCCGACACCCGGGTCGGCGTGTTCCTGGAGCAGTCCACCGACCTCGCGGCGGCCGTCATCGGCGTCCTGAAGGCGGGCGGCTCCTACGTCCCCCTCGACCCCAAGCAGCCCCGCGACCGGCTGGCCCACATGCTCGGCGACGCCGGAGCCGTCGTCGTCGTCACCACCTCCGCCCTCCGCGACCTGGTCCCGGGGCCGCCGGCCGTCTGCCTGGACGAGGAGGCCCTGCGGGAGACCGCGTTCGAGGCGCCTCCGGTCACGGCCGACCACCTCGCGTACGTGATCTACACGTCGGGGACGACCGGCCGGCCCAAGGGCGTCGGGGTGCAGCACCGGCAGGTGCTCACCTACCTGGCCGGGGTCAGGGAGCGGTTCGAGGTCGAGCCCGCGGCGGTCTACACGCTGCTGCAGTCGCTCTCGTTCGACTTCGGGGTGACGATCTTCTACCTGTCGCTCATGACCGGCGGCGAGCTTCACCTGGTCGACCCGCAGTCGCCGGTGGAGGAACTCGCCGGGCAGCTCGGCCGTACCGACTACCTGAAGATGACCCCGTCCCATCTGGCCTCGCTGCTCGCCGACCCCGACATCGCCGACCCGGCCGACCTGCTCCCGCGCAAGCTGCTCGTCCTCGGCGGCGAGGCGTCCAAGTGGAGCTGGGCGCGGGAGCTGAGCGCGCACACCACCGTGGTCAACCACTACGGCCCCACCGAGGCCACGGTCGGCATCTCCACCCACGCCGTCACCGGCGAGGCCGAGCGGTCGCTGAACCTCCCGATCGGCAGGCCGCTCCCCGGCGCCCGGGTCTACGTGCTGGACGAGCATCTGCGGCTCGTCCCGCCCGGCATGACCGGCGAGATCTACCTCGGCGGCGACCGGCTCGCCAGGGGATACCTCGGGCAGCCCGGCCTGACGGCGGACAGGTTCCTGCCCGACCCGTACGGCGAGCCCGGCGCGCGCATGTACCGGACCGGCGACCTCGGCCGCTGGCTGCCCTCGGGCGACCTGTGCTTCCTCGGCCGCCGTGACCTCCAGGTGAAGGTCCGGGGCTACCGGGTGGAGCTGTCGGAGATCGAGTCGGTCCTCACCGACCAGCCCGGCGTCGCGCACGCCGTCGTCGAGCTGCGCCAGGACCGGTTGATCGGCTACCTCGTCGGAGAGCGGACCAGCGTGAGCGAGCTGCGCGCGGCGCTCGGCGAGCGGCTCCCCGAATACATGATCCCCGCGCGGTTCGTCTGGCTGGACGAGCTGCCGCTGAAGTCGCACGGCAAGGTCGACCGGGCGAGGCTGCCCGAGCCCGACGAGGAGCGGCCGGACCAGGAGGCCGGGTTCGTCCCGCCGCAGACGCCCGTCGAAGAGGCGATCGCGGGGGTATGGGCCCAGGTGCTCGGGCTGGTCCAGGTCGGCGTGCTGGACGACTTCTTCGACCTGGGCGGACATTCGCTGCTCGCCGCACAGGTGGTCGCCCGCCTGCGGAAAGCCCTTCCCGCAGGCGGGCGCCAGGTAAGCATCCTGGACCTGTTCAAGCACCGGACCGTCCGCGAGCTCGCGCAGCTCGTCGAGGCCGGTGACGACGGCCCGCGCATGCTCCTGCACCGGCTCACCCCGGTCCGCACCGCCACCTCCACCCTGGTCTGCGTGCCGTACGGCGGCGGCAGCGCGGCCATCTACCAGCCGCTGGCCGACGCGATGCCCGCGGGCTGGGCGTTGCACGCGGTCGCCGTCCCCGGCCAGGAGATGGGGCTGATCGAGGAGACCCGGCCGGTGGCCGAGGTCGCGCAGGGCTGCGTGGAGGAGATCCTCAAGGGGATCCGGGGGCCGCTGGCGCTGTACGGCCACTGCGGGCTCGGCGTCATGCTGACCGTGGAGATCGCCCGGCGCCTGGAGGCGGCGGGACGGCCGGTCGAGGCCATCTATCTCGGCGGAATCTTCCCCTTCGCCCGGCCCGCCTCGACGCTGGCCTGGCTGTCGAACCTGACCGACCGCCTCCGCAGCGACCAGGTCTGGGCCAACGCCCTCCAGGCCGCCGGCCTCGACGTCGAGGACCTCGACCGGGACCAGCTCAAGTTGATGATCGACAACCGCCGCCAGGGGACCAAGGAGGCGGAGCGCTACTTCACCCGCCTGTTCGAGGAAGGCGTCGAACCGCTCAGGGCGCCGATCATCTCCGTGGCCGGCGAGCGTGACCCGGCCACCGAGTTCTACCAGGAGCGCTACCGCGAGTGGCACCTCCTCACCGACTCCACCGCCGTGGTCGTCCTGGACGAGGCCGGGCACTTCTTCCTGAAGTACCGGGCCGAGGAGCTGTCGGCCATCGTCACCGGCACCCACCGGGCCATCGCCTCCGGCGAGACCGCCGCGCTGGGCCGTACCGGCAGATCCACCTGGTGGCTTGAGGGGATCTCCGACCAGCACGCCCCCGAACGGCCCGGCTCCGGCTCGGGCGAGGTCGTGTCGGACGGTTCCAGCCCGGGTGTCGGATGGGAGGACATACCCGCTCCCCGCGTAGCCGGGCACGGGGCGTCCACCCCGTACGGGACGCGGCAGGAGCCGAAGCCCAGCATGAAGCGGTTCGCCACGGTGGCGGCGGGACAGCTCATCTCGATCATCGGATCGTCGCTGACCGAGTTCGCGGTCCCGCTGTGGATCTACGTCACCACCGGGTCGCTCGCCAGGTTCGCCCTGTTCTCGGTCCTCGCCCTCGTCCCCGGCATGCTGGTGTCCCCTCTCGCGGGAGCCCTCGTCGACCGCTACGACCGGCGCAGGGTGATGCTCGCCGGGGACATCGGCGCGTTCGGCACCCAGCTCGCCCTCGGGATCCTGCTGTGGACCGGAAACCTCCAGGTCTGGCACATCTATCCGCTCCTGGTGCTGCTGTCGGTCGCGCTGACCTTCCAGCGCCTCGCCTACAACTCGGCCGTCCCCCAGCTGGTCCCCAAGCGCTTCCTCGGCCACGCCAACGGCGTCGTCCAGATGGTGACCGGCACCGCCCAGCTCGTCGTCCCGCTGGTCGCGGTCGGCCTGATGGCCGTGATCGGCCTTGAGGGCATCCTCGTCCTGGACGTCGTCTCCTACGTCTTCGCGATCGCGGTGCTGCTGTTCGTCCGCTTCCCGAAGACGATGGCCTGGAAGCGCAGGGAGTCCCTGGTCTCCGAGATGGTGGAGGGGTGGAGGTTCTCCTGGGGCAACCGGGGCTTCCGCGGCATGCTCTTCTTCTTCGCGGTGCTGAACATCTTCCTGTCCCCGCTGTTCCTGCTCATCTCACCGCTCGTCCTGGGCTTCGCCACGCTCCAGGACGTCGGCCGGATCTCCTTCGCCGGAGGACTCGGCGTCTTCCTCGGCGGTCTGACCATGACCGTCTGGGGCGGCCCGCGGCGGCAGCGGCTGCGCGGCGTCATGCTCTCCACGGTGGTCCTCGCCGTCTTCTGCCTGATCACCGGCCTCCAGCAGAACCTGCTCGTGATCGCGATCGGCGCGTTCGGCATGTCGTTCTGGCTGACCATGCTCAACGGCGTCTACGCCACGATCATCCAGGTCAAGGTGCCGCAGCGCTTCCACGGCCGGGTCATCGCGCTCAACACGCTGATCGCCTGGTCCACCCTGCCGATCGGCTTCGGCCTGGTCGCGCCGTACGGCAGCGCGGCGTTCGAGCCGCTGCTGCTGCCCGGCGGCCCGCTGGCCGACACGGTCGGCCTGGTGCTCGGCACCGGTGAGGGCCGGGGCGTGGGCCTGATGTACGTGCTGTTCGCCATCGCCATCGCCGTCACCGCGCTGGTCGCGATGCGCACCCGGACCCTGTCCCGGTTCGACGTGGACGTGCCGGACGCGCTCCCCGACGACCTGGTCGGGTTCCAGACCCTGCAGAGGCGCCATGGACAGGAGCGGCACGAGCCGGTCGCGGAGGTGCCCGCCCTGCGGACATGAGCCCGCCGAGGGCTCCCGGTAGGGGCAGGAGCAACGCCGCCCCGTCCCCGCCGGGAGCGACGCCGCCCCGTTCCCACCGGGAGCGACGCCGCCCCGTTGCCGCCGCCGGGAGCTCCCGCCCCCGCCGCAACACTCCACCCCCGGGAGCCCCCGCCCCGACCGCCGGGAGCGACGTCTCGTCCCGTCCCCGCCCCGGCCGCCGGGAGCCCCCGCCCCGGCCGCCGGGAGCGCCGCCGCCCCGTCCCCGCCGGGAGCTCCCGCCCCCGCCGCAACACTCCGTCTCCACGGCAACACCCCGTCCCCGCCGGAAACCCTCGTCCCTGCCGAAGGCACGGCCCACACCGGGAGCCGGTCTCGACGGCGGGTGCCGGGTCATGTCCAGGGACGTGGTGTATGACACCTCTCATCTCTTCCTGCGCGGTGGCCGGTCATCGGAGAAGGCGGGCCGCCGTACGGGGTGAAAGGCGCGGCGAGGGCG comes from Streptosporangium roseum DSM 43021 and encodes:
- a CDS encoding 2-oxo acid dehydrogenase subunit E2, coding for MADIRVPKLNNNDTEYLVVEWLVEDGKPVQAGDPVAVLETSKAADELEAAEPGHLHHVAGLNTWIAPGAVLARITPEAVPEAVPEASTDAQAAAGAVPASAAASDTTPAPADVPATGAPVITDPARALMDALGVTVAQVTALGLPVIRRVDVERLAGSAGAPPATGGHAGADGGDPGQVRAAGGPAPQAGERAGAEGSDGTAGTHPLSRVQRAVARAVTTSHGTIPAAYTVVKFDVGPLLERTRGLSREVRRPVGLAELFVQAVAALHPAFPLFFASIDGDRARPAEAPRIGVTFDMGQGLYVPVVHDTGSLREIADTLMRYRLAATEGDFRERDLTGANIAVTLHTDADVILAIPFVFPGTVCALAITSPQPEVVLGEDGAVTTRTVANIGLAYDHRLINGRDAALFLAALRMELH
- a CDS encoding alpha-ketoacid dehydrogenase subunit beta, with translation MRVAENLNAALHGLLDDDPTAYMIGEDILDPYGGAFKVTKGLSTRFPGRVIGTPISEGALTGVAAGLALTGNTAVAEIMFGDFVALAFDQLCNFASKSVSMYGRRLPLRMVVRCPTGGGRGYGPTHSQSLQKHFVGMPGLSLYEMSPFHDNRAVLAAMLERGEPCVFFEDKVLYTRQMDQVDPLFTVRREGELAVVDLRGPDARPDCVIIAPGGMAHRALAAMRSLLVEQEISCRLLVPSRLYPLDVDTLLPFLGEVVLVAEESTAGGTWGSEVAHLLHARLWGRLRGPVRLVHSRASVIPTAAHLENEVLVGESTIHHAVREALRG
- a CDS encoding thiamine pyrophosphate-dependent dehydrogenase E1 component subunit alpha; the protein is MTETLDRLRLSRLGDDDLELLLQVRHFELKLLELYGRGELNGTTHTCLGQEYVPVALRPLLGPADHVFSNHRGHGHYLSTFRDPHGLLAEIMGREGAVCGGVGGSQHIHRDRYMSTGVQGESLPVAAGVALHLKRTEPGTLACVYIGDGTWGEGAVYEALNLAALWELPLLVVVENNGIAQSTPTASQMAGTVGSRAAAFGIRHHLVVSTDVNEIRAALTPLVAGVRRARPLVVEFVTHRLGPHSKGDDIRPAGAVQAARDNDWYDRYARDHPDQFQRFDGQVRAEIQAIADEVAARPPSRWEGSCA
- a CDS encoding phosphopantetheine-binding protein produces the protein MGSVTTLTEQVREIWEEVLGISPIDDHDDIFDLGGHSLTITQIIARMRKRLDIEVSLDAFFDNPTIAGIVESLGDD
- a CDS encoding class I adenylate-forming enzyme family protein, whose translation is MVNLTVPQLLRDRASADPDGVALIVHGSAPLTYRQWYERSAVIANGLVARGVTKGDRVGLVFGSADWADYAVAFCGVLAAGAAAVPLSDRLASADLRFMLEHCGAAGVIHAGGLTVPEIGWSATLDGLRTETSYETADPAPGDLAQILYTSGTTGRPKGVSATHANLAYGCGARRRPFAHSAHLLHAFPIGTNAGQAMLINALDAHPAVVTLPRFTPGRFAALIESYRAGTVFLVPAMAIELINAGVGERHDLSGVLLLGSAAAPLPSAVAQALTTAFPNATITNYYTSTEAAPAQTIMMFDPERPGSVGRAVAGGRVRIATAEGTPLAPGETGEVWMRSPAVPRAYYGDPGSGTFRDGWVRMGDLGRIDAEGYLYLVDREGDVVKSGAYKVSTIHVEEAVYQHPDVVEAAAFGVPHPVLGTVVAVAMATRAPLTPEELRIFLKDRLAPHELPAHVTTVDALPRNNGGKVDKRALRRSMEDVR
- a CDS encoding condensation domain-containing protein; its protein translation is MTGGTPAPREGGAAFTGQGAGDVARGETGGGAPSRGEAALSRHEVTFTQQGMWVTEQAVKVGTAYHMPLLVHLRGELDTGALLAACAAVVDRHPMLRGVVAEVDDELRLVPGAEIPVRRAPGSASGSPDGAPGGSPTGSPDGAPGAEGAEGLDAAVREEILRDFDLEHGPLARFTLFETGPGRHLLVFVAHHLIFDGQSKDILVRDLAAFYNGERPPPLPEIDHGRSERDRVAAMLPAAKEFWAPRWRDPGETVLLGRALRSRRAGEGRVLRLTADPSVPGLTRFEVLLAALHVLLSGYGNAEVTTAVDLSTRPAEAVDHIGLFVNELPVASAPSPEATFREFATGLRAELRQVYRFRQVPLTRAMPRIRPHAALVPVSVSYRTRHEADPVFTGLDASVEWTVFNHAVRGALHLQCVDGPGGLTISLRHDPEAVPDAPRVADDLRLLLERATHDPDLPLKEILNEILE